The sequence ATTGCTAAATTTACCTCTTCATAAAAAAGAGCAGTTTTTGATAAACTATTTACTGATTGAATAATTGAATGGTGAGTAGTATATACCAAAAGTAAAATTATAGATGAAACTGCTGTTGCCACCAGAATTTCAATAAGAGTAAATCCTTTATTATCTGTTTGTAAATATTGTATAAAATTCATATTATCGCTTTTGGTAAATATATGATATGCTGTATGAACGTTGCTGTTGTCTCTCAATCCACTTCACAGTAATGACAACCTTATATGCGTCTATAGGGCCAATCATCGCATTTTCATAGCGAGTAATTGTCCTTGAAAAACTGAATCCAGGGTACTCCGATACCGGTTCATCTTCCAAGTCAGGACCGCGTTGGTTATCTATTAAAAATTTATTCATCTGACTTTGGGCTATAAGCATGGCAATAGTTAAATTTTTATTTTTAGTAATGCCCAAAATTCCAGATGACACTGCACTCATGATACCTAACATTGCGATTGATAAAATTGCTATAGCTACAAGTATTTCAATTAATGTAAATCCTTTATTGGATATCTTCATAGGTAGAAAAACCCTTCAAAACTTTTGGAGTTTTTAAATATGGATTGATGATCACTGACCATTCATCTGATTCATTTACTAGTATATGCATGATAGCACCAGTTGACCAACCAGAAGAGTATATTGGAATTATAACATTTCCAGTTGTATAACGAGAGCCGTCAGGCAGTAGAATTTCTTTAATGGCAAAAGAGTCAGGGAATTCACGATATTTTAACAATTTATTTGGATTATCAATAAATTCATTTGTACTACTGAGGACTGCAACTGAAATACCGTTTGAGCGTTCAAATATAGAATTTGACATCTCGAGAATCTCATTCTCCCTATTCTGACAATGGATGATTATAAAATTAGTTCTGTTATTTATGAAAGAATCATCAAATGTTTTAGTAATTATCGTACTTAAAATCAAAAAATTATCTCGAGATGATGAAAGATAATTTGTGATACGTGGTATAACCACTATTGATAAAATAGAAAAAACCGCAATAACTACAATCAACTCAATTAGGGTAAACCCATCATTATTTGTTTTGAGACATTTTATCATACCATAGGAATTTATTGCCAGCTTGTTATATCAGCATCAAAACCACTACCGCCTTCTTTCCCATCAGCACCATAGCTCATTATCTCGTAGTCATTACCATGGGTTCCTGGACAATTATACACATAGGGATTACCCCATGGGTCATTAGGAATCTTTTTTTTATCCATATATCCTTTTGGATTATAGTTTTGAGGAATGGGATCAGTAGTTGGTTTTTCAATTAGAGCCTGAAGGCCCTGTTCAGTTGTTGGATAGTTACCATTATCAAGATAATAATGATCCAGAGCCATTGAAAAAGCAGCA comes from Spirochaetota bacterium and encodes:
- the gspI gene encoding type II secretion system minor pseudopilin GspI → MKISNKGFTLIEILVAIAILSIAMLGIMSAVSSGILGITKNKNLTIAMLIAQSQMNKFLIDNQRGPDLEDEPVSEYPGFSFSRTITRYENAMIGPIDAYKVVITVKWIERQQQRSYSISYIYQKR
- the gspG gene encoding type II secretion system major pseudopilin GspG — translated: MKKIHDIINNSRGFTLIELLIVITIIAILSIVIVPRFMDIPQKAKVEAARQQIAAFSMALDHYYLDNGNYPTTEQGLQALIEKPTTDPIPQNYNPKGYMDKKKIPNDPWGNPYVYNCPGTHGNDYEIMSYGADGKEGGSGFDADITSWQ